A region of Granulicella aggregans DNA encodes the following proteins:
- a CDS encoding CocE/NonD family hydrolase, translating to MSVFRRAVLAIGISISLSAALPAFAQDAAAKPEHHDHEYTRQEEMIPVRDGVKLHVVILRPVGSEKSGPALPFLIQRTPYGAEHATSERLNISKPELVASGYIFVLCDIRGRYGSEGTFVMNRPIVAHHSKQDVDETTDTRDTIDWLLKHVPNNSGKVGVLGVSYPGFLAMMAGIDAHPAVKAISPQAPMTNVWKGDDFFHNGAFRETYGFDYVQQLEAQKTDVPADSKEDQYNFFLEHGNFAGAAESAKISNLPTAKIFLTQPAYTKFWQDMAVESHLTKVEVPTLEVGGWWDQEDMWGTQAEYAALKPHDKKGEVFMVLGPWNHGGWGGPGKNLGAIDFGQPTGEEYRKTMEFPFFEKYLKGQSGFDLKGVASFRTGVNQWERYDVWPPVSGFKGEKLYLGAEHALGFAAPTGDYNTVAAAYVADPADPIPFRMRPVESTYGTGSRWRPWLVEDQRFVSSRKDLANFTTPVLDHDVTVTGDVVADLFAATTGTDADWVVKLIDVYPDDAPAPMNGYQLMIVDEIFRGRYLKSFEHPEAIKPSEVNEYKWSLHGADHTFLKGHKIMVEVQSSWFPLYDRNPQTFVPNIMTAPPEAYKAQTMSIYGSPKYPSHLEFLSPN from the coding sequence GTGAGCGTATTCCGCAGAGCAGTTCTCGCCATAGGAATTTCGATTTCTCTATCCGCTGCTTTGCCAGCGTTCGCTCAGGATGCCGCTGCAAAGCCGGAACATCACGATCACGAGTACACCCGGCAGGAAGAGATGATTCCTGTCCGCGATGGGGTAAAGCTTCATGTCGTCATCCTCCGTCCAGTCGGTTCCGAGAAGTCAGGCCCAGCATTGCCGTTTCTCATCCAGCGCACTCCCTACGGCGCGGAACACGCCACCTCCGAGCGGCTCAACATATCCAAGCCGGAGTTGGTGGCGAGCGGTTATATCTTCGTCCTCTGCGACATCCGCGGGAGATATGGCTCCGAAGGCACCTTTGTGATGAACCGGCCCATCGTCGCGCATCACTCCAAGCAGGACGTCGACGAGACCACCGACACCCGCGACACCATCGACTGGCTGCTGAAGCATGTGCCCAATAACTCCGGCAAGGTGGGCGTTTTGGGCGTCTCCTATCCTGGCTTCCTTGCGATGATGGCGGGCATCGACGCCCATCCGGCGGTGAAGGCGATCTCTCCCCAGGCGCCTATGACCAATGTCTGGAAGGGTGACGACTTCTTCCACAACGGAGCCTTCCGCGAGACCTACGGCTTCGACTACGTGCAACAACTGGAAGCGCAGAAGACCGACGTTCCGGCCGACTCCAAAGAGGACCAGTACAACTTTTTTCTCGAACATGGGAACTTTGCCGGAGCGGCGGAGTCGGCGAAGATAAGCAATCTGCCCACCGCGAAGATCTTCCTGACGCAGCCCGCCTATACGAAGTTCTGGCAGGACATGGCCGTCGAATCGCACCTCACCAAGGTCGAAGTCCCCACACTTGAAGTCGGCGGGTGGTGGGACCAGGAAGATATGTGGGGCACGCAGGCGGAGTACGCCGCGCTGAAGCCGCACGACAAGAAGGGCGAGGTCTTCATGGTTCTCGGCCCGTGGAACCATGGAGGGTGGGGCGGCCCGGGCAAGAACCTGGGAGCGATAGACTTCGGCCAGCCCACCGGCGAAGAGTATCGCAAGACCATGGAATTTCCGTTCTTCGAGAAGTATTTGAAAGGCCAGAGCGGCTTTGATCTCAAGGGTGTCGCCAGCTTTCGCACCGGCGTCAACCAGTGGGAGCGCTACGATGTCTGGCCACCCGTAAGCGGCTTCAAGGGCGAGAAGCTGTACCTTGGCGCCGAGCATGCGCTTGGATTCGCCGCTCCGACGGGCGATTACAACACCGTCGCCGCCGCCTACGTCGCTGACCCCGCTGACCCTATTCCGTTTCGTATGAGGCCGGTCGAATCGACCTACGGCACCGGCTCACGCTGGCGCCCGTGGCTGGTCGAAGATCAGCGCTTCGTCAGCAGCCGCAAGGACCTGGCGAACTTCACCACGCCTGTGCTCGACCACGATGTAACCGTCACGGGCGACGTCGTAGCCGACCTCTTTGCCGCAACCACCGGCACCGATGCCGACTGGGTCGTCAAGCTCATCGACGTCTACCCAGACGACGCTCCCGCTCCAATGAACGGCTACCAGTTGATGATCGTCGATGAGATCTTCCGTGGCCGCTACCTCAAGAGTTTCGAGCATCCCGAGGCCATCAAGCCCAGCGAGGTGAACGAGTACAAGTGGAGCCTCCATGGCGCGGACCACACCTTCCTGAAGGGCCACAAGATCATGGTCGAGGTCCAGTCGAGCTGGTTCCCGCTCTACGACCGCAACCCACAGACTTTTGTTCCCAACATCATGACCGCTCCGCCCGAAGCGTACAAAGCGCAGACTATGTCGATCTACGGCTCGCCGAAGTATCCCTCTCACCTGGAGTTTCTGAGCCCCAATTAA
- a CDS encoding low molecular weight protein tyrosine phosphatase family protein → MKRLLFVCARNRLRSPTAEAVFAEIDGIGTSSAGTAPDAEYVIDLGIVEWADAIFVMEARQKKFLQTRFANALKGKTVVCLGVPDRYTYMQPELVDLLRQKMAAYLGRAGSSKNS, encoded by the coding sequence GTGAAGCGGCTTCTGTTTGTCTGCGCGAGGAATCGTCTTCGTTCGCCGACGGCAGAGGCCGTCTTCGCCGAGATTGACGGTATTGGGACCAGCTCCGCGGGCACGGCTCCAGACGCCGAGTACGTGATCGATCTGGGCATAGTCGAATGGGCGGATGCCATCTTCGTGATGGAAGCGCGACAGAAGAAATTCTTGCAAACCAGATTCGCTAACGCGCTGAAAGGGAAGACGGTCGTTTGCCTGGGCGTTCCGGACCGTTACACCTACATGCAACCGGAGCTGGTTGACCTGTTGAGACAGAAGATGGCCGCGTATCTTGGCCGCGCAGGAAGCAGTAAAAATTCGTGA
- a CDS encoding CDGSH iron-sulfur domain-containing protein, whose amino-acid sequence MSEEVVVSAAETPVPSVKITVRPNGPFRVEGLIELVDVNGNVWDLTGKPAISLCRCGLSSKRPFCDGTHGREGWKCDASPIPVEPVALG is encoded by the coding sequence ATGTCTGAAGAAGTAGTTGTGAGTGCGGCTGAGACGCCGGTGCCGTCGGTCAAGATCACGGTTCGTCCGAACGGCCCATTCCGGGTGGAAGGTCTTATCGAGCTTGTGGACGTGAACGGGAATGTGTGGGACCTGACGGGCAAACCGGCGATCTCGCTCTGCCGCTGCGGACTCTCGTCCAAGCGCCCGTTCTGCGATGGAACCCATGGTCGCGAGGGCTGGAAGTGCGACGCGAGTCCAATTCCCGTCGAGCCGGTAGCGCTGGGTTAG